From Gimesia panareensis, the proteins below share one genomic window:
- a CDS encoding HisA/HisF-related TIM barrel protein, whose amino-acid sequence MKIIPVLDILNQTVVRGVAGERDTYRPLQSELTRSSEPLDLARAIRDEFGLSEFYVADLDAILHQEMNQELYQQLLADGFTFLLDCGLRTPADSELLKDLVGITIVAGLETLAGAAELNALVRQWGPERTVFSLDLKQGQPLVNSAAGNPFSPLDDPLDVADLARAQGIAQMILLDLAQVGTGQGTGTEALCKTLRTQYPELTLITGGGIRNAEELQAQAALGADGVLVASALHDGRIGRDTVLSLS is encoded by the coding sequence ATGAAAATCATTCCGGTACTGGATATCCTGAATCAAACCGTTGTGCGGGGCGTGGCGGGGGAGCGGGACACGTATCGCCCCCTGCAAAGCGAGCTGACCCGCTCCAGCGAGCCGCTCGACCTGGCACGCGCTATCCGCGATGAATTTGGACTGAGTGAATTCTATGTCGCCGACCTCGACGCAATTCTACACCAGGAAATGAATCAAGAGTTATATCAGCAACTGCTTGCCGATGGTTTCACGTTCCTGCTCGATTGTGGATTGCGAACTCCGGCAGATAGCGAGCTCCTGAAAGACCTGGTCGGCATCACCATTGTCGCCGGACTGGAGACTCTGGCAGGCGCTGCGGAACTGAATGCGCTGGTCCGCCAGTGGGGACCTGAGAGAACCGTCTTCAGCCTCGATCTGAAGCAGGGGCAGCCGCTGGTCAATTCCGCTGCTGGCAACCCGTTCTCTCCACTTGACGATCCGCTGGACGTTGCCGACCTGGCGCGGGCGCAGGGCATCGCACAGATGATCCTGCTCGATCTGGCGCAGGTCGGTACCGGGCAGGGAACCGGCACTGAAGCGTTGTGTAAAACGTTACGCACTCAGTATCCAGAGCTGACGTTGATCACCGGAGGTGGCATTCGGAATGCGGAAGAGCTACAGGCACAGGCGGCACTCGGTGCCGATGGTGTGCTGGTCGCTTCCGCTCTGCACGATGGACGAATCGGGAGAGACACGGTGCTCTCCCTGTCGTGA
- the plsY gene encoding glycerol-3-phosphate 1-O-acyltransferase PlsY, which produces MFADYFWFFVAVASYLAGSIPFGLVTAKLVAGTDIRKVGSGNIGATNVARTLGAKWGIVVLVLDALKGLLPVLFIPALFVNPDSSDFDHARVLSGVATILGHMFPIWLGFRGGKGVATSLGVILVLGPWSTLAAVIAFALTFFFSRIVALSSIVAALAFGVAQFVQLGGEAFTREKWSLTAFSIAVPLLIIARHRSNLGRIMRGEEKKFQFGSRNKAEADSSPASQQQEG; this is translated from the coding sequence ATGTTTGCAGATTATTTCTGGTTTTTTGTTGCTGTGGCCTCTTATCTGGCCGGTTCCATTCCCTTTGGTCTGGTAACTGCGAAGCTGGTGGCCGGCACGGATATCCGCAAGGTGGGGAGTGGCAATATCGGTGCGACGAATGTGGCACGCACGCTGGGCGCCAAATGGGGCATTGTGGTCCTGGTGCTGGATGCCCTCAAAGGTCTGTTGCCCGTCTTGTTCATCCCGGCGCTGTTTGTGAATCCGGATTCTTCCGACTTCGATCACGCCCGCGTCCTGAGTGGCGTGGCGACGATCCTGGGGCACATGTTTCCAATCTGGCTCGGGTTTCGGGGAGGCAAGGGAGTCGCCACCAGCCTGGGCGTGATTCTGGTGCTCGGCCCCTGGTCAACACTGGCTGCTGTCATCGCCTTTGCGTTGACCTTTTTCTTCTCGCGGATAGTCGCCCTCAGTTCGATCGTGGCGGCGCTCGCTTTTGGTGTGGCTCAGTTCGTGCAGTTAGGCGGGGAGGCATTCACACGCGAGAAATGGAGTTTGACCGCATTCAGCATTGCGGTGCCCCTGCTGATTATTGCCCGTCATCGCAGCAATCTGGGACGGATCATGCGGGGGGAAGAGAAGAAGTTCCAGTTTGGCAGCCGCAACAAAGCGGAAGCGGATTCCTCCCCAGCCAGCCAGCAGCAAGAAGGCTGA
- a CDS encoding alpha/beta hydrolase — protein MRSLSRRSTVSLSVWACLLLFVLSPLAAAPQNLKDVAELMKKSSLSQQDQKQVLEFFQKKYQKEKDLTQGNQKHLIQGTEDGGGYAGWFFKAKPGDEVMIYAEKGRKWPMIPLGDSGYFARVEHFPHFSSVHYRYDVNGTRLPAGRFSRFGFESYEWKPESLKQPGVPEGKLTKMPAFKSTKHYPGTVRDWWVYVPAQYEQSKAPAKLIVFADGGGYCHNDGNATIVLDNLIHAKKIPVTIAVFINPGVFPAGTRGKQEYRNRSNEYDTCTAQYATFLDEEMLPIVRKQYRISDKPEDHIFCGASSGGSCAFSAAWHRNDLFGKVISFVGSFCDFRGIDDYPSREKNTIPLDQFGPWKTAHDYPGLIRKEYPPKNIKVFLQDGDNDLDNKLGNWFLNNERMAAALAYSGYEYWFVQGHGMHSSRHGKAVLPEALVWIWQTDSKK, from the coding sequence ATGCGTTCCTTATCTCGCCGCTCAACTGTGTCGCTGTCTGTCTGGGCCTGCCTGCTGCTGTTTGTTCTCAGCCCCCTGGCGGCTGCCCCTCAGAATCTGAAAGATGTTGCTGAACTGATGAAGAAATCTTCGCTGAGCCAGCAGGATCAGAAACAGGTCCTGGAATTCTTCCAGAAGAAATACCAGAAAGAAAAAGATCTGACCCAAGGCAACCAGAAGCACCTGATTCAAGGGACCGAAGATGGCGGCGGTTATGCCGGCTGGTTCTTCAAAGCCAAGCCGGGCGACGAAGTCATGATCTATGCTGAAAAAGGGCGCAAATGGCCCATGATCCCGTTGGGCGATTCCGGTTACTTTGCCCGCGTGGAACACTTCCCCCACTTCTCTTCGGTGCATTACCGCTATGATGTCAACGGGACCCGTTTACCGGCCGGCAGATTCAGTCGCTTCGGCTTTGAAAGCTATGAATGGAAACCCGAGAGCCTGAAACAGCCCGGCGTACCTGAGGGTAAACTCACCAAGATGCCTGCCTTTAAAAGCACCAAACATTACCCCGGCACCGTTCGCGACTGGTGGGTCTATGTGCCGGCTCAGTACGAGCAATCCAAAGCGCCTGCCAAGCTGATCGTGTTCGCTGATGGGGGCGGGTACTGTCATAATGACGGTAACGCGACCATCGTCCTGGACAACCTGATTCACGCAAAAAAAATTCCGGTGACGATTGCCGTCTTTATCAATCCCGGCGTCTTCCCCGCCGGCACCAGGGGGAAACAGGAATATCGCAACCGCAGTAACGAATATGATACCTGCACCGCGCAGTATGCGACGTTCCTGGATGAAGAAATGCTGCCCATCGTCCGCAAGCAGTACCGGATCTCAGACAAACCGGAAGACCATATTTTCTGTGGTGCCTCATCCGGCGGCAGCTGTGCCTTCTCTGCCGCCTGGCATCGGAACGACCTGTTCGGAAAAGTCATCTCGTTTGTCGGGAGTTTCTGTGATTTCCGGGGGATCGACGATTATCCCTCCCGCGAGAAAAACACGATTCCCCTGGATCAGTTTGGCCCCTGGAAGACAGCCCACGATTACCCCGGTCTGATCCGCAAGGAGTATCCGCCCAAAAATATCAAAGTCTTTCTGCAGGACGGAGATAACGACCTGGATAACAAGCTGGGCAACTGGTTCCTGAACAATGAACGAATGGCGGCTGCCCTGGCCTACAGCGGTTATGAATACTGGTTCGTCCAGGGACACGGCATGCACAGCAGCCGACACGGAAAAGCAGTGCTGCCGGAGGCCCTGGTCTGGATCTGGCAGACCGATTCCAAGAAATAA
- a CDS encoding redoxin domain-containing protein, whose protein sequence is MSIGRITFLTGFVLLVAFSRSLPAADAPSVELALTFKPIQKDVEIEIPEKSEYARCKVEVEQSKKSSGWIVYGPNGQVLRRFVDTNGDNVVDQWRYYNRGLEVYRDIDANYNNKVDGSRWMNLAGTRWGIDKDEDGVIDEWKLISPEEVTRVAISALAKNDTKAFKALLITEDELADSGIKNPFADKIRESAKAAPQNMPGMLSKSKMLTPDTVWVRFDGAMPGLIPADDVKTDKDLHVFENVMAIVDTKGKSGLVQFGELIRVGDAWRLTQVPLPIEGESMQVTEGGTLMQPVAGASTLPTNSTVGLSKEMQGLLDELQKLDQNGPTPEQGPQAVARYNTDRIAIIEKLIAASKNEDERAQWTRQMVDGLAAAVQTVGYKDGLAQLKRIRDQVQKNSQDQDLIAYVTYRTLLADYSSQLQNTQSDKLRDVQNWWLGQLEDFIKKYPNSDDSAEAMLQLAVTQEFSGKVAESKKWYTKLVESHASSEAGTRGAGALRRMNLAGKELELTGNGLAGGSVDAKQYRGKALLVIFWSSWCKPCTEDLPQILDLYSKYHSQGFDVLGINLDATPDLAEAYIKQHKVPWAHIHEEGGLESAPARDFGVISLPTMFLVDKAGKVVNRSATVADVKKALPDLLK, encoded by the coding sequence ATGTCTATTGGTCGCATTACCTTCCTCACTGGATTTGTCCTCCTGGTCGCATTTTCCCGTTCGCTGCCGGCGGCGGATGCCCCCTCTGTTGAATTGGCACTTACGTTCAAGCCAATCCAGAAAGATGTCGAGATCGAAATTCCGGAGAAATCGGAATACGCTCGCTGTAAAGTTGAAGTCGAACAGAGCAAAAAGAGCTCAGGCTGGATCGTGTATGGCCCCAACGGGCAGGTCCTGCGTCGCTTCGTGGATACAAACGGCGACAACGTCGTCGATCAATGGCGGTATTATAACCGCGGCCTGGAAGTCTACCGGGACATCGATGCCAACTACAACAATAAGGTCGACGGCTCACGCTGGATGAACCTGGCGGGAACCCGTTGGGGAATCGACAAAGACGAAGACGGTGTGATCGATGAATGGAAATTGATTTCTCCGGAGGAAGTCACCCGCGTCGCCATCAGTGCCCTGGCAAAGAATGATACCAAAGCCTTCAAAGCACTGCTGATTACAGAAGACGAACTGGCAGATTCCGGGATCAAGAATCCATTTGCCGATAAGATTCGCGAATCTGCGAAAGCAGCCCCACAGAACATGCCGGGAATGCTTTCCAAATCGAAAATGCTGACTCCGGATACGGTCTGGGTCCGCTTCGATGGCGCCATGCCCGGATTGATTCCCGCAGATGACGTGAAAACCGATAAAGACCTGCACGTCTTCGAAAACGTGATGGCGATTGTCGATACCAAGGGGAAAAGCGGCCTGGTGCAGTTCGGCGAACTGATCCGTGTCGGCGATGCCTGGCGTCTGACCCAGGTTCCCCTGCCCATCGAGGGAGAATCCATGCAGGTGACCGAAGGAGGCACACTGATGCAACCGGTCGCCGGTGCCAGCACTCTGCCCACCAATTCGACCGTCGGTCTGTCCAAGGAAATGCAGGGACTGCTGGACGAACTCCAGAAACTGGATCAAAACGGGCCCACTCCCGAACAGGGTCCGCAGGCAGTGGCCCGCTACAACACAGATCGTATCGCGATCATCGAGAAACTGATCGCCGCTTCCAAGAACGAAGATGAGCGTGCCCAGTGGACACGGCAGATGGTTGACGGTCTGGCTGCCGCCGTTCAGACGGTCGGTTATAAAGACGGACTGGCACAGTTGAAACGCATTCGTGATCAGGTCCAGAAAAATTCACAGGATCAGGATCTGATTGCGTACGTCACCTATCGAACCCTGCTCGCGGATTACAGTTCTCAGTTGCAGAATACACAAAGTGATAAACTCCGCGATGTGCAGAACTGGTGGCTGGGTCAACTGGAAGACTTCATCAAGAAGTACCCGAATTCCGATGATTCTGCCGAAGCCATGCTGCAACTGGCGGTCACCCAGGAGTTCAGCGGGAAAGTCGCTGAGTCTAAGAAATGGTACACGAAACTGGTCGAATCTCATGCCAGTTCGGAAGCAGGTACCCGCGGTGCCGGTGCCCTGCGACGGATGAATCTGGCCGGGAAAGAACTGGAGTTGACCGGCAACGGTCTGGCAGGAGGCAGTGTAGATGCCAAACAGTATCGCGGCAAAGCGCTGCTGGTCATTTTCTGGTCCAGCTGGTGTAAACCCTGCACGGAAGACCTGCCTCAGATCCTGGACCTTTACAGCAAATACCACAGCCAGGGCTTTGATGTGCTGGGGATCAATCTCGATGCGACCCCGGACCTGGCCGAAGCCTACATCAAGCAACACAAGGTTCCTTGGGCTCACATTCACGAAGAAGGGGGCCTGGAAAGTGCCCCCGCACGGGACTTCGGTGTGATTTCACTGCCGACCATGTTCCTTGTGGACAAAGCAGGCAAAGTTGTCAACCGGAGCGCCACGGTCGCCGATGTGAAGAAAGCACTGCCCGATCTGCTGAAATAG
- a CDS encoding thioredoxin family protein, which yields MVKTASTMLPLGTQAPDFSLKNVDGQTVSLNDFKDSKGLLVIFMCNHCPFVIHLREALAAFADEYMAKGMAVVGISANDVATHPDDSPEKMVEEAKSAGYNFPYLYDETQEVAKAYKAACTPDFFLFDQEQKLVYRGQFDDSRPGNDKPVTGADLKAACDAVVAGAPVTEDQKPSIGCNIKWKEGMEPEYFTGQPAV from the coding sequence ATGGTGAAAACCGCTTCAACAATGCTGCCCCTCGGAACTCAGGCGCCCGACTTTTCACTGAAGAACGTCGATGGACAGACGGTGTCGCTGAACGATTTCAAAGATTCCAAAGGCCTGCTGGTCATCTTCATGTGCAACCACTGCCCCTTCGTGATTCACCTCCGCGAGGCACTGGCTGCGTTTGCCGATGAATACATGGCCAAAGGTATGGCAGTCGTCGGCATCAGTGCCAACGATGTTGCCACCCATCCCGACGACAGTCCCGAAAAGATGGTCGAAGAAGCCAAATCCGCCGGCTACAACTTCCCCTATCTCTACGATGAAACACAGGAAGTCGCCAAGGCCTACAAAGCCGCCTGCACTCCCGATTTCTTCCTGTTCGATCAGGAACAGAAACTCGTCTATCGCGGCCAGTTCGACGACAGCCGCCCCGGGAACGACAAACCGGTCACCGGTGCCGATCTCAAAGCGGCCTGCGATGCGGTGGTTGCCGGCGCCCCGGTCACCGAAGATCAGAAGCCCAGCATCGGCTGCAACATTAAATGGAAAGAAGGCATGGAACCGGAATACTTCACCGGCCAGCCCGCTGTTTAG
- the amrS gene encoding AmmeMemoRadiSam system radical SAM enzyme → MYYSEQDRAPFSDTLFLSHKTMTEKTLPILTADSLSQSDLDQGLYPGRWWHREGEKIVCDLCPRACALGENDRGFCFVRQNLGGKMALTTYGRSTGFCVDPIEKKPLNHFYPGSSVLSFGTAGCNLGCKFCQNWDISKSREIERLSARAFPDEIAHVAAELGCKSVAFTYNDPVIWSEYAIETSKACHAQGVKTVAVTAGYITESARAEFFEHIDAANIDLKAFSEEFYYRVTLSHLQPVLDTLGWLKRETDVWFEITNLIIPQANDGDDEFQRMCDWILKEVGDEVPLHFSAFHPDFRMLDRGGTPPETLIRAREIALSAGLKYVYTGNVNDVRRQSTYCPGCGETLIERNWYQLGKYALNGNRCQYCNTEIAGHFDDRPGNWGQKRLPVDMHSFLKQHPLPSSSADDRQKGSSTMQTNPTTPKIELQPEHEQKLLQKAAAVVVGTATRTNPAEIVLEGLENMVINGAFVSLKRQGQLRSCCGNFGQPLPLGQALHQAAIRAAKDDPRFPPISPSEIGQLDLEVWLLSDLELVEEQGLDRLKAVTVGLHGLQIRADGRSGLLLPGVPLDHGWNAEEFLNQTCIKAGLPPTAWKDPGTTLLRYQGVSCGAKLAEMLAAPVENAATQILGGREFAQYLQYVQSTIEALMHGQVPSYYCPQVSDANIQGVALLLQHSETEDELVLSKWALKQSFPMQSTVFSMCQQLAQIIVRQNLRPGEFQVKLVLATDPALHGTVEGIQLIDFDSRNRSLFVFEGQKAGWFFDRNQSASEIISRAHQAVGLMQPEAAQVASMAVQTAASRFEIVNRPRAELGTEIRPTGVAGTFYPADAGSVNADLDELFDGDAEPQTWAAAMVPHAGWKYSGRIAADVLKRIKLPSTIIVIGPKHTREGVEWAVAPHKVWQLPNGNLNADLDLARRLAEEIPGLELDAAAHRNEHAIEVELPLIQRLAPEAHVVGIAIGGGNLQRCDEFAAGLARVIGELEEPPLLLISSDMNHFATDAENRRLDQMALEKIDTLDPEGLLETVREHHISMCGVLPAVIVMKALQKMGKLSQVERVGYATSGDVTGDRSRVVGYAGLLIN, encoded by the coding sequence ATGTATTATTCTGAACAGGACAGGGCTCCCTTCTCTGATACTCTGTTTCTCTCTCACAAAACCATGACAGAAAAAACGCTTCCGATTCTCACTGCTGATTCCCTATCTCAGTCTGATCTTGATCAGGGTCTGTATCCGGGCCGCTGGTGGCACCGCGAGGGAGAAAAAATCGTTTGTGACTTATGTCCCCGCGCCTGTGCCCTGGGGGAAAATGATCGTGGATTCTGCTTTGTCCGGCAGAATCTGGGTGGCAAAATGGCCTTAACCACTTATGGTCGCAGCACCGGGTTCTGTGTCGATCCGATTGAAAAGAAACCGTTGAACCATTTTTATCCCGGATCGAGTGTCCTTTCCTTCGGGACAGCAGGCTGCAATCTGGGTTGTAAGTTCTGCCAGAACTGGGACATTTCGAAATCGCGGGAGATTGAACGTCTGAGTGCCCGCGCCTTCCCTGATGAAATTGCCCACGTCGCCGCGGAACTGGGCTGCAAGAGCGTGGCGTTTACGTACAACGATCCAGTCATCTGGTCGGAATACGCGATTGAAACTTCGAAAGCGTGTCACGCCCAGGGAGTCAAAACTGTCGCAGTGACGGCAGGTTACATCACGGAGTCGGCCCGGGCCGAATTTTTCGAACACATCGATGCTGCGAATATCGATCTCAAAGCGTTTTCCGAAGAATTCTACTACCGGGTCACGTTGTCTCATCTCCAACCTGTCCTGGATACCCTGGGCTGGTTAAAACGGGAAACCGATGTCTGGTTTGAAATCACCAATTTAATCATCCCGCAGGCCAACGATGGCGACGACGAATTTCAGCGGATGTGCGACTGGATCCTCAAAGAAGTGGGAGACGAAGTCCCCCTGCACTTCTCCGCCTTTCATCCGGATTTCCGCATGCTGGACCGGGGAGGTACTCCGCCTGAGACGCTGATCCGAGCCCGCGAAATCGCGCTCTCCGCCGGCTTGAAATATGTTTATACCGGTAACGTCAACGATGTTCGTCGCCAGAGTACTTATTGTCCCGGCTGCGGAGAGACACTGATTGAACGCAACTGGTACCAGCTGGGCAAGTATGCCTTGAACGGCAATCGCTGTCAGTATTGTAACACCGAGATCGCCGGACACTTTGATGATCGACCAGGTAACTGGGGACAGAAACGGCTCCCTGTCGACATGCACTCGTTTTTAAAACAGCACCCGCTTCCCTCTTCCTCTGCCGACGATCGGCAGAAAGGTTCCTCGACGATGCAGACCAACCCGACTACTCCCAAAATTGAACTTCAGCCGGAACACGAACAGAAACTGCTGCAGAAAGCGGCTGCCGTGGTGGTTGGAACAGCAACACGTACCAATCCCGCAGAGATCGTTCTGGAAGGTCTGGAGAACATGGTGATTAACGGTGCGTTCGTCAGCCTCAAACGCCAGGGGCAACTGCGTTCCTGCTGCGGCAACTTTGGACAACCGCTCCCCCTGGGACAGGCCCTGCATCAGGCCGCGATCCGTGCTGCCAAAGATGACCCGCGATTTCCTCCCATCTCCCCCAGTGAAATCGGTCAGCTGGACCTGGAAGTCTGGCTGCTGTCTGATCTGGAACTGGTGGAAGAACAGGGACTCGATCGCCTGAAAGCAGTGACGGTCGGCCTGCATGGTCTGCAGATCCGTGCGGACGGACGCAGCGGTCTGTTACTCCCGGGCGTGCCTCTCGATCATGGCTGGAATGCAGAAGAGTTTTTGAATCAGACCTGCATCAAAGCGGGCCTGCCGCCGACCGCCTGGAAAGATCCAGGTACCACGCTGCTGCGTTATCAGGGCGTGTCCTGTGGTGCGAAACTGGCGGAGATGCTGGCAGCACCGGTCGAGAACGCCGCCACACAGATTCTGGGGGGACGCGAATTCGCCCAGTATCTGCAATACGTGCAATCGACAATCGAAGCTTTGATGCACGGACAGGTCCCCTCGTATTACTGCCCCCAGGTTTCCGATGCCAACATTCAGGGGGTTGCACTTCTGTTGCAACATTCTGAAACGGAGGATGAACTGGTACTCTCAAAATGGGCCCTGAAGCAGTCGTTTCCGATGCAGTCGACGGTATTCTCGATGTGCCAGCAACTGGCGCAGATCATTGTGAGACAAAATCTGAGGCCGGGTGAGTTTCAGGTCAAACTGGTCCTGGCAACCGACCCTGCCCTGCACGGCACCGTGGAAGGGATTCAACTGATTGACTTCGATTCCCGTAATCGCAGCCTGTTTGTCTTTGAAGGTCAAAAGGCGGGCTGGTTCTTCGACCGTAATCAGTCTGCGTCGGAGATCATCTCTCGTGCACATCAGGCAGTGGGACTGATGCAGCCGGAAGCAGCCCAGGTTGCCAGCATGGCCGTACAGACTGCAGCGAGCCGCTTCGAGATCGTCAATCGTCCGCGGGCAGAGCTCGGCACTGAAATTCGACCGACGGGTGTGGCAGGGACGTTTTATCCCGCCGATGCAGGCAGCGTGAATGCAGACCTGGATGAACTCTTTGACGGTGATGCAGAGCCACAAACGTGGGCTGCTGCCATGGTTCCACATGCCGGCTGGAAATATTCGGGCAGGATCGCCGCCGATGTTCTGAAACGGATCAAATTACCGTCCACGATCATTGTGATCGGCCCCAAGCATACACGGGAGGGCGTGGAATGGGCGGTGGCCCCGCATAAAGTCTGGCAGTTACCCAACGGGAACCTGAATGCGGACCTCGATCTGGCACGCCGACTGGCGGAGGAAATTCCCGGCCTGGAACTCGACGCAGCCGCACACCGGAATGAGCATGCGATTGAAGTGGAATTGCCGCTGATTCAGCGACTGGCTCCCGAGGCCCACGTCGTCGGAATCGCGATTGGAGGCGGAAACCTGCAGCGCTGCGACGAATTCGCCGCTGGTCTGGCGCGGGTAATCGGAGAACTGGAAGAACCGCCTCTGCTGTTGATCTCCAGCGATATGAACCATTTTGCCACCGATGCCGAAAACCGGCGTCTGGACCAGATGGCACTGGAAAAAATAGATACCCTCGATCCGGAGGGACTGCTGGAGACAGTACGAGAGCATCATATTTCCATGTGTGGCGTCCTGCCAGCGGTGATCGTCATGAAGGCGCTCCAGAAAATGGGCAAGCTAAGTCAGGTAGAGCGAGTGGGCTATGCCACATCGGGCGATGTGACCGGCGATCGTTCGCGAGTGGTTGGTTATGCGGGTCTGTTGATCAACTGA
- a CDS encoding BON domain-containing protein: MTVETYSQKAKRLSEKIEQTIALRTGSQVQSLKVDILGEIVVLSGRTDSFYHKQLATHAALSEIDQYALTNNIRVES, encoded by the coding sequence ATGACCGTCGAAACCTACTCTCAAAAGGCCAAACGCCTTTCAGAGAAAATTGAACAAACCATTGCCCTGCGAACCGGCAGTCAGGTTCAGTCTCTGAAGGTGGATATTCTGGGAGAAATCGTCGTCCTTTCCGGACGCACTGATTCCTTTTACCACAAACAGCTGGCCACCCATGCCGCTCTGAGTGAAATCGATCAGTACGCCCTGACGAACAATATTCGAGTCGAATCGTAA
- the coaD gene encoding pantetheine-phosphate adenylyltransferase — MTGSFNPHHAVYVGSFDPPTLGHLDIVERGAVIYDKITVGIGINPDKRPLFSPEERQQLLETLVANCPNVEVKCFQGLAVNFVKECGGGVMLRGLRTLTDVEAEFTMSLANRTLAVDIETVFLMASEKYTHISSSLIKQIAQLGGDVAEEKLKDFVPCQVVGPLIEKFALKTSAQE; from the coding sequence GTGACCGGTTCGTTCAATCCACATCATGCTGTTTACGTCGGCAGTTTCGATCCACCGACCCTGGGTCATCTGGATATAGTGGAGCGGGGCGCGGTGATTTACGACAAAATCACGGTCGGCATCGGGATCAACCCGGACAAACGTCCGTTGTTTTCTCCCGAAGAACGGCAACAGTTGCTGGAGACACTGGTGGCAAATTGCCCTAATGTGGAAGTGAAATGCTTCCAGGGACTGGCGGTGAATTTCGTGAAAGAGTGTGGCGGCGGCGTCATGCTGAGAGGGCTCAGAACATTGACCGATGTGGAAGCCGAATTCACGATGTCACTCGCCAACCGGACACTGGCGGTCGACATTGAAACCGTGTTCCTGATGGCCAGTGAGAAATACACGCACATTTCCAGCTCGTTGATCAAGCAGATCGCACAGCTGGGGGGTGATGTGGCTGAAGAGAAACTCAAAGACTTCGTTCCCTGCCAGGTGGTCGGTCCCCTGATTGAAAAATTTGCTTTAAAAACTTCTGCTCAGGAATAG
- a CDS encoding carbohydrate kinase family protein, whose translation MKYDVVGLGTVVVDHLVLLAQHPPQDAKTNIISDAYQVGGPVPTAQVLLSRLGKQCAFIGSWGDDQYGPLIAQDLTAENLDLEASRLLTGTRSGYAQVWIDEQAGTRTIACYRPEHWLQPEDLDLEVIHQARLVHLDGWPQETCLYTAQVAREAGVTVCLDAGSLKPGMETLIPYLNVMNCPRRFLSEYLQTDDVLAGGMALLEQGPELVTVTDGVRGAWLFSREGCLHCAALPVLSLDTTGAGDVFSGALLYGLLEAWPLEWVLKFACVTAALKCERLGNRDALPTLAEIEVVLQTRELNLSRLG comes from the coding sequence ATGAAGTATGATGTCGTCGGTCTGGGAACGGTTGTGGTGGACCATCTGGTTCTGCTGGCACAACATCCGCCCCAGGATGCCAAAACTAATATTATCAGTGATGCTTACCAGGTAGGCGGCCCGGTTCCCACTGCGCAGGTACTGCTCAGTCGTCTGGGAAAACAGTGCGCGTTTATCGGCAGCTGGGGCGACGATCAGTACGGCCCTCTGATTGCGCAAGACCTGACAGCGGAAAACCTGGATCTGGAAGCCAGCCGCCTGCTGACCGGAACCCGCTCGGGATATGCCCAGGTCTGGATCGACGAACAGGCGGGGACACGGACCATTGCCTGCTATCGACCTGAGCACTGGCTGCAACCGGAGGATCTGGATCTCGAAGTCATTCACCAGGCCCGCCTGGTGCATCTGGACGGGTGGCCGCAGGAGACCTGTCTCTACACAGCTCAGGTGGCGCGGGAGGCGGGTGTGACGGTCTGCCTGGATGCCGGTTCGTTAAAACCGGGGATGGAGACGCTGATCCCTTACCTGAATGTCATGAACTGCCCCCGCCGATTTCTCAGCGAGTATCTGCAGACCGACGATGTGCTGGCGGGTGGTATGGCGCTACTGGAACAGGGTCCGGAACTGGTCACGGTAACCGATGGCGTGCGCGGCGCCTGGCTGTTCAGCCGGGAAGGTTGTCTGCACTGCGCGGCGTTACCGGTCCTTTCACTCGATACAACGGGGGCCGGTGATGTCTTCAGCGGCGCCCTGTTATACGGTCTGCTCGAAGCCTGGCCTCTGGAGTGGGTGCTGAAGTTCGCCTGCGTGACTGCTGCGCTCAAATGCGAACGACTGGGCAATCGGGATGCATTGCCGACCCTCGCGGAAATTGAAGTTGTGCTGCAGACCCGGGAGCTTAATCTTTCACGACTGGGTTGA
- a CDS encoding GNAT family N-acetyltransferase, whose product MQIIEADLSEPRNAEAVVFLLNSYACSPEGGGKPLPQTVQENLAHSLHARADAVVVLAFDEETPVGLIICIEGFSSFACQPLLNIHDVFVAPEFRGTGLAGQLFEFIEQIARSQGCCKLTLEVLEGNKRAQAAYTKFGFTGYELDPQMGRALFWEKKL is encoded by the coding sequence ATGCAAATCATCGAAGCCGATTTGAGCGAACCCCGCAATGCCGAGGCGGTTGTTTTTCTACTCAACAGCTACGCCTGTTCTCCCGAAGGGGGCGGCAAACCGCTGCCGCAAACGGTTCAGGAAAATCTGGCACACTCACTTCACGCTCGTGCTGATGCGGTGGTCGTTCTGGCTTTTGATGAGGAGACGCCCGTGGGACTGATAATCTGCATCGAAGGTTTTTCCTCATTCGCCTGTCAGCCCCTCTTGAATATTCATGATGTGTTTGTGGCTCCGGAATTTCGTGGGACCGGGCTAGCGGGCCAGCTGTTTGAGTTTATCGAGCAGATTGCCCGATCTCAGGGTTGCTGTAAACTCACTCTGGAAGTCCTGGAAGGAAACAAGAGGGCTCAGGCCGCTTACACCAAATTCGGTTTCACCGGCTATGAACTGGATCCCCAGATGGGGCGGGCTCTGTTCTGGGAAAAGAAACTTTAA